A region of the Oncorhynchus gorbuscha isolate QuinsamMale2020 ecotype Even-year linkage group LG02, OgorEven_v1.0, whole genome shotgun sequence genome:
aatgtgtgctgttggaggtactagaggactggagttgggaaacactggcatATGGCAACCTAAAGTGCAAATCCCACCTTGGCCAGAGGAGGGCAACATATGTCCAATATCATTCAATTTATCTGTTTTACAATCTACTGTAGCCTAGTTTCATATAAGATTACTAACTGAAAGTCAAGACTGTTGCCAAGTGAGTTTTCCACAACACTTAATCATTGTCTTTCTACCACCACATTTACCACCACTTTTCAGGACTACCACAAAGTTTACTGGAATGTATGtaatatttatttgtatttatctgTGTCATGTCGATTGTATTTACACTATTTTAACTTGCATGCTTTACATTTGAACATTAATTATTTAAATCCTATGACTGAaccaaagaaacagaaaatgtatCATGGAGGCATAGCCTATATGTCGACAATTATAGGCTACTGTTAGGCTACATTTTTAGACCTGAGTTACAACACAATTgatgtattattatttatatgACTTTTTAAAATGGGGGAGGGGGGTGCCAAATGTAGGCCTAGATCATGTACAAAAAAGACAAATGACAATTTTCTAATTATTCTACTTTGAGTAATTTCCCTACCTTTGAATGAGATGTATAGGCCTATACCCTATATGCCCGAGCTCAAAGGTGAGAGACGAGCGGGTCCAAGGGCTCTCGCGGTCTCAGAATGTGAATATCAACCTGACGAATCACGAGCGCAGTTGATGACAGAGGGGACACCTGGGACAAGATTGCACTTGAATGTGAAACATTGCTTCACTGAATAGATTTCAGTCATGCCTCAAGCTGACAGAAGGTTAAATAAGATGCCATAGACCTGTGGCCCATAGGGCCCCTACCTCTTGTGAAATTGTTTGTCATTAGTGTACTTGATACATAATTAATTCATGGCCATTATATTCCTTCTTTGCCAATTATATACGTTGTGAGGATGAAAGAACAACTGATCTCGAGGTTTGGAAGTTTTGCACCTTATTGAGCCCGGCTCCACTGTGGTTTCGGGTTCATGCTTGTCGCGCTATGGCCGCGCCTTTTATTTGGGATGCAAGAAGCGCTCTCGTATAACTAACACCCTGCCATCCCAAAGGAGGACAAAAACAAATGTTCGTCCTCAAAATCAAACAGTTCTCATTTACCACGGTCTCCTTGTGGAATATTAAACAGATCAACCTCCCTGGCTGTGCCACGGTTTTAATATAGGTTACACCAGTCCAGCTTACTTTACGGTGATTTTTACTCAAGCATGCATGATATGATGGAAACAAATTTGAAGATTTTAGCTTTAATTATATATTTCAAACCTATTTTGTTTGGGTTCATCGTGAGTAATATTTTCATTAATACAGACatggaaaaaaaaacatgcaaGCTACACAGCTTAATGTTAAAATCACAAATCTCTATTGAAATGCATGCACACCCTTCACAAGTCAGTCATTTTTTCAGTTTCAAATGTTTTGATCGTATGTTCAATGGGGGGATGTAAAAGTTGTAGACAACAATGAATTCAGAGAGAGTTGGTTGGTGTGTGATGAAATGGTGATGAAACCCGTACTAATGTGCCATACATGCACTTGGCATGCTGTGCTCCTAGCTTTCTGACTTGCTTACTTCATGTGCTGTATGTTCACTTTAGACTCACAAATAAACTAAATAACTCGCAGACAAGGCATTATATCTGGCTTTGACTATTTCAAATAGCGACGGGAGCAATGTTGAGGACATTAATTAGGTTATAATTTTCTAATTTCACCTGAAGCTTGTTTGGATGGGTGACGTGTGATGTAGGCATACGGTTGCTTAGTTAATTGACAGAAACTATACATTGAGAATAGATTGATTGGTAGACCTATCGATTTGTAACAACATTCTTTAACCAACTGTAGTCGTTGTGTTTTCAAATGGAAGGCCAAATAAGAAAATCCACAGTTTTTTCCCCCTTGTAGACTATGCTACTTTAAGTAGGCCTACCTTGCGTTTCTTTTTTTAAAGCTTCAATATTTGCTGCACTTGTATACACTTGTGGAGACTGGAGATAAAACATATTGACAGAGGGAATTAAATCTAGGTTTAGTGGAGTGGAGACTTGGGAACAAATCCAGCACAAGGCCATGTGCGGTACGGTACACTGGATACCTCTCACACTGCGCAAACAGTAGTGCTCTCCGTGGACCAATTAACACCGCCCGCGAGAGGAGTCAGCGCTTTCCTGTGAGACATACTCACTTTAACAACCATTATTATATCTCACTCTCGTCTCCGTTACGATCGCGCTTATCTAGATTGCATCAGGTCGCTCTTCTACAACTCAACTGTGAACCGTCATGTGCGTTAGTACAGTGTTACAACTTCAAAGGACGTGCTATGATACTCGAAGGTTTAGTGTTATTTGGGACGGCAGGTGTAGAGAGGTTGTCTCCATCCTTTGGCTGTAATTAGTCTACTTGTCTCAATGAAACAGGGTGTTTCCCATGCAGATTATACCCCATTGACCTTTAGTAAATACTCTATTTTGAGTTAGGCTACTCTAACTCTCTGGGTAGGGCTGCTGGTTATCGGGAAGCTTATAGATGACAAGTTAATAAATGATCACCTGAAAACATTACCTCTAGACAACAATATAGGTAGGCTATGCGACCAACCATAATGTGGTGATGCTTAAAACTATTTCCCTGAATAGATTACATAAGGTGAGGTCCACGTTATCCATATGTTGTTATTTTATGTTTTTAGTTAGACATCCAAAACACAAGGACTCAAGAGCCTTAGACATTGTACACAGACATAAGCAGTTTGTCCTTATGGATGTGGCAAAAGAATACTGCGAACATGAAAACTTTTTTTCGGAGATGCAACTCAGCAGGTGTGAGCTGGTAGAGGGGGAAACATGGTTCGAGCtcgagacaagaggagagaggaaaggaaagagagcaAGCACTGCAAATCCCATGGCAACAGCAACCAGAAAACACGTCTAAAATAGGGGGCAGTGTTCGCTATTACTATAGCAACAGGAAGACACCGCTCCTTCAAATCAGCTTTTGGATTTGCTGAAAGGGGCGAAAAACAAGGCATTATTCTTTTCATAATCGTCATTAGCTGGATTTAATGTATCAGTGTATTAATTTGTTTAGACCAGCTGTGTCTCCCAGGGCAAGCCTTTAGGCTTCTAAGTACAGACATAAACCTATGCCTAAACATAACCCCCCATGAGATGCATGCCATTTTCAAGTGAATTAGGATACTACCAAAACAAAGAATTTAGCCTAACACTTATCCAGTGCGGTTTGTTTACATCACAACCTATCAGTTACAGGAGCGCGCGTGTCAGGTGTGCCAAGGCAGCAACAGGCAGAGGGGAGTAGGGGGTGCGAAGCGGAAGATTCCTTCAAGCCAACCCCCTACAGGCTAAATAAAATGTGCTGAAGATGCGATTAAATGAGTCGTTTCCACTTGCTATCGTTTAATCACAGTAGGTAGCTACACTTTCCACATCACCCTGTGGGTCTAGAGTGTAAATTGGTCTACATATGATACAACATTAGGCTACGCACGAACAAGGGATGGGGTGATTGGAGTGGTTGTTTTTCTTCGTCTGTTGTTCATTTACTCATCAAGCAGTTGTCTATAGCCTAGATAAGACAATTGAAATTGAATACAAGTTTAATAGGTGTTTAATCGGTGTGACCGTGTTATCTTTTTCAACGTGGATTTGGGGATTTTGGGCCGCATGAATAATTTCCCATAGCCTACATTTCTCACACGTTCTTTGTAGCACATCTTTATGACAATGTTACAAACCAGGTATAATCCACTTTAAATGAGTAATGCTTGGGCTACAACGTAGTTTATAGTGGAATCCCAATACAACATGCTAACCCTTTTCAAAACATAGATGATGTGCCGCAGCCGCCTCTTTGGAAACGTTCCTTCTTCCTCCGTTTACACTCGGGATGTTGTTTACCTGGAGCATGTGCACACAGAGCGGTAAACTGAAAAACCACCGGGATGAATCCATAGCACCGGGTAGCCAATCGGGCAACATATCTCTCCTTCCACAGCCAATAGCGGAGCGACAGGTTCGGTGCATCCAGCGAATCTGCGCTCTGCCTGAAGCGCTGATGCAACTGAGTTGCAATAGCAACCAAGCATCCCCTGTATAGCATATGGTGTCCTTCCTCGCAGCATAAAATTAAATAGTCCCGATGTAAACAATGAGGCGCATACGTGTGTTTACGCCTCGTGGCATCAAGAATAAGTCACATTTTTGGCATCAGGCATGTTTACATTTCCTGTGCACCTGCTCTGATAGGGAACCAGCTGtagcctacctcctcctcctcccacctaaACATCGATTTTCAATATAATTGTAAAGACATCTCCACCAATAGCAAATATATTGAATAGATATTCTTCAAGTCTAAAAACTGGAACGTGCGTGGATGTTTCGAAAAcaagaggttggagagagagggcggaggaatCCACAGCATGGTTTGCCTGCCCATCGTGACGCAGCCGGTTGCTAGGTGTGAATGAACTGATGCTCTCACTCAATAAATCGTCTCTCAGTCATCAAGTTCATCACAACAAAGAAGCAACAACAAGACTTCACTTCTGTCCCGGATTTTCCAAGGGAGCCATGGCTTGTTAAATCAGAGAAGAACTCGGACCCCCGAAAGAAGCCGTGCTTTGCTCTTGCAACGCACCCCAAACTCACAAGAATTTTCAGCAAGAATGGAGTAAGTGCAACTTGTTACATTGTATCCTTTCTGAAGCGTTCGAAACTTTGTTGCCAGCCCACTCACCTGAACTGTTGTGCATATGACATTGTATCTGTTTGAGATACATTTAACTCAATAAAGTAATCTACGGGTGGTATGTTTAACCGAACGGTTTTAGTGCTTATAATAGCTACACTGTTGTGATGACTGCTGAAAACTTTGTCAATAACAACAGtaatcacaccactacaatagaaatAGGCGGCAACGGAAGATTCCTTCAAGCCAACCCCCTACAGGCAAAAGGCAAATAATAACAGTATGCTATGTTATTGCTGGTAAAAATTTTGAACACACTATTTTTGTGATAAATGTACAGTATGGCCAATACTGTAAACGTTATTGGCTCAGTATATTTGAGTCTGCCTTGGCAAAAGGTGTTGTCATGTGGGAATaggtttctttaaaaaaaatgtattcactTTGTCTGAGTATCCATTAATTAAGCTGTTGTTATAGTTAGACAACCATTAGGCTAAGGTGTTTCTCTATTATTAATGAAGTCCTAAAATGGTGCATGTGAAAACTGATTGTTTAGAGTAGGCCAATTAGTTAACCATATTGAGGAAGTAACGGTGCTCCAGATGAGTCTGGGTTATCCTAGAACATAAACAGGTGTGCATTATGTCATTTGCTTCAGCCCACGTGCTTTGAATGCATCAAGTGCATCAACATAACATTTGTGGTGTGGTCAGTATGACAGCACACCCACGGATTCTCAGTTCCTGTGAAGTTATTCTGACTTTTGAGAGATTTTTATTTCTGACGATTATACAGGTattctttttttttactgtatGTAAGTGAACATAATGTGTGAATGTTGCTGTCTGTATTGTGGGTTTGGCTTGGGCGGTTATCTCACCTTTATGATCTGAACCTTTAAGATTTTGTAAGGTCAGATAGGTACGTTCAAAAACCCAATAACCTCAGTTGGGAGTGGGACCTTGAGGACATGTGTTACTTGCACTAATAACAATATGATAACATGGTAATAGTGTAACATTAGGTTATATTTCTATTTATTGCGATTGCCTGCTAGTCAAAAGCACAATTTTTTTATGTAATGTTGTAAGTGTTGGGCTTGCAAACCTGTTGAGGTCATTACCTACCTAGCCACCTAGAGACTGAATGGGTTCATCCCAATATGTTTTCTTCTTGTTCCTTTGTTAAGTGGGACATCTATTCTTTTTGTATGATGAGTGACCCATActgttttaagaaatgtttcaGCCACTGTTTTTGTGATGATGATCAGCAACCCAAAGTGTCAGTTTATAGTTTTTAATGACTCGCTTTAAACACCTCCCTACTCATTCTTTATCTCCTATAGGTGTCATTATGCTCACCCAGCCCTGCTCACTGTGGCTCAACTCTCAGACCCCACCAACTCATATTGTACGATCGGACTAATCGGATTGAATCAAAAGACCAATAGACAAAATGATGGCAATGTCAGCAGCTCCTCTCTGGAAGACTCTTCGCGTCTGCCCGGCagaccccctcgctctctctcacccacagGCTAACCTCAGCCAATCACAGGAGTGCAGGGGGGAGGTGCCAGAGGAGAGCCAGCACTTAATTGGTGAGTTGCAGAGTACGCTTTTTtatttttccacatttcaggTGGGCACCGCACTGCAGCACATTCGTTCTCCTTCGAACAGTGAGTAATAAAGTAGTTAACGTCTGAAGTTTTTTCCTGTTGAAATGTAGCTACATTATACGATTGAAGTTGTTTTCACTCATTTTAATGTCCAAGCTTTAAAATACAAACACATTATTTGTTTTTCCATTATCGACGTTTAAGATTTCATTACCATTGCTATGTAGTTTTAATTAATTACAATCAATTAACAATGATGTTTGTTGCATTTATGACATTTTGTATTTTTCTTCTCTCAATAGGTGATGGTCTCACGGACTGGATGACGGAAGAAGTGGATTTCTCCTCGTACCTCCCaaaccctcacccctctccctcccccaattcctcccttcctccctcacccctccagcATGACATCCAGGTGCCCTCTGACTTGGAGGTCATGACTTCTCTGCTGCAAGAGGAACTCGCTCAACTGGAGGACTACTTCCTGTCTGAACCGCTGCCGGAGAAAGGACCAAAACTGGGAAAATGCGACAAGGGTCCAGCGGCAGTGGGTCCCCACCAGTCATACTACCAGTTGCCCTTTCATGCGTCATCATACTCCACCTCCAACCAATCGGAACACAGCCCTCTACTTGTTACCCTGGCAACTGGGGAACTAGACCTGCTGAGCTTTTGCGGAGGTGGGCCAATTGGGCGATCAAAATTGCCTAGACACACCCCTTACAGTTGTAGCAATCGCCCCAATGGGTGTAGTCGCAAAAGAGTTTCAGATGCGGTGAGGGTGGGCGAGGTCTACGAGAATAGCATATGGAGTTCCAAAGGAAGTAACCCATCTGTGACTCTAAGTGGCAGTTACAGCTGTGTAGAGGACGAGCGGGTAGTCGGGAAAGGTTACTGTCTAGGCAGCGGAGTTGAGATTCGAAGATGCCCTTTTTTACCCAAGGAAGAGAAAAATTGTCAGTTCGCGGAAGAGGTCATAGCTGTTGGCAGTGGGTATGGTGGCTTTGGCGGGCCGCTGGATATCCCACACAAGAAAGAGGAGCTGTTGATGTATGGCATGAGAGAAGTGAATGTCAGTTCTGGTGGTGGAGGATGTGCTAGTAGCAGTGAGATAGAATTGTTGAGTAGTAATGTCAAAGTTGGCGTAGTCGGTGAGTTGTCTTCCAAGATGTCCACTATTCCTTGGAAGACAGAGACTAGTGAGGGTTGTTATCTTCAGGCAGCGTCCCAATCAGAGGCCTCCTACCACCACGGCTTCCAAGGGACGGTCAGCGAGCAGGTCAAGGCAGAGGGTTTGGAGATGGGCCGTCAACATCATGACTTCCACTGTGGTGGGTTCCTAGAGGACCAGCAGGGCTCTGAGTGTCTGGCAATGGATAGGGAGGCTCTTGACAGGCAGGTGATGTTGGGGTTGAAGGAGGACTCCTGTCCCCTCGCGAAGCCTGAGCTGGACGAAACAATGCCAGGGGAGGTCCACCACCCACCAGAGCGCAAGCAGAAGAAGAGAGACCAAAACAAGACTGCCGCTCATAGGTATGATGATTCAACCAAGCACTGAAAACTTAAGGTGGTGTTCAAATTTGAGCTCTGCGCACAATTTCTACACaagtctcccattgacatcaataaATGATTTTAGCGAAAGTCTGAGTTGTGTGTGCTTCTCTCAACTCTAAATTGACAGGTTTGTGGTTATCCAAATTTTGTTGTCTGATTTGTTGATAACAGAACTAAATAGAACATTGCCACTTTTGGACTTTTACTGTGATTTCACTCAGATTAATCCCATTTTCTCCCGTTTGACACCACCCTACCAGGTATCGCCAACGTAAAAGGGCAGAGCTGGACTGCCTTGAGGAGCAGCTGCACGGTCTGGAGGGGCATAACCGGGAACTTCGGGACAAAGCAGAGTCAGTGGAGAGGGAGATCCAGTATGTTAAAGACCTACTGATCGAAGTGTACAAGGCCCGCAGTCAGCGGCTCAAGCAACCGGACACCGACGCCTGATGATGAAGATAAGATGACGAAGACTTTCTGCAAGTAGATTTGAAGAAAAAATGACAGGGAAATGTTAGTTTTTCAATGTTTTGAAATTGAATAATTCATTTTTCTTTTTCTTTGGGAGGGTCAGGGTGGGGGGCAACAAAGGGGTTCAATTGCATGTTTTGATgacgtgttttttttttttttttttacgagtCAAACAACTACTTTATACTTCCACTGTTTCGGCAATCGGCACTAACCAAGCAAGCCTGCACTGTGATGCTGTAATGTCTCAGCTGACAATCAATTTCTGAATGGGTTTCCTGTTGAATGGAGATGGGTTTGATTTCCACCATTGGTGTTTTTTATATACTGGTTAGACTAATGTGATTCAACTAAGGCCTTACACTGGTCTTGATGTCAATAACTTAGCTACTGGTTCAATATACTCATTAGCTTTTTATCAAAAGACAATCTTTGTTTATTTGTGGGAGCTTTGCACTATTTGTATATTTTCCCAAATTATTATTCCAATAATTGAAAGCAAACTAATATAAATATGAATGCAAAAACAGCCTTTAGGGAAGACTTAAGATTTTGTTGAAAGTGTTGTCCCCTTAAATGCTAATTGCAATATGATACAATCAGTTTTATAGCTCAGGTTATGCAATTCATGCCCAAAGTTCTAGAAGTATGTAAGTTGGTAATTCTTGACTGAAGATTTTTTTGCATGGCAAAGACATTCATGGCTACTAAAATTAACGAGTTCTGTCTGTCTATATGATGCTGTATAGCTACTGTGCACTGATTCCATAGCAGCCTCACATTCCATGCTCTCTCTCAGCAAATTCACTTGTCTCTAGCTCTTTCCTAGTTGTTTCTCTTCACTGGATTAGATGGTATAGGATTTCAGAAATCAATGTGGGACCCTCTGTCTCTTTACTTGCTGTAAAAGCAAAATCAGGGTTTGTGATTTTATATGGCGGGTATGCTCGTCTGATTTATAAAGACTTTTTCAATTGTGTCTTGAAGGAGAGATGGTAGGTAGTTAGCCTTTGGTTTTTTCTAAAAAGaacaaaaaaactatttttcACTAGAACGTTTGTGATAGCTTTTCATGTTGTTTCCCGCTTTTGTCTACGAGGATGCAGTGTCAATTAATTTAGTATAAACCTTTATTTTATAATTAGGTACAATTCTACATTTTTCTAAAAACGTTCAATCTGCTTTAAGCAAATGTAACAATATAATCATCTTTAAATTTGAAAATCTAATTGCATCTTTTGTGAATTAATCCAATTGAATTGCTGTTGCTCTTTGAATGAATTTATGTTGAAATGCAATAACTCTTAAATGTCCTAACAAATAGTTAAGATCTTAATATAATGTAATTATCTGTTATCAATCTTTTGGATGAATGAGTAGGACACTGCATCTTTTTCAAATATGGTCTGTTATCTTGGCGATATACAATCATGTTTCTGAAATACAGCTTTTAATGCAATGTGTATTAACGTTATTTTGTGATATTGAGATTCTATTACTTTCAATATTAAGCCTCACGCATTTCAGCAACACGATTACGACCAATAAATGACACCAGATAAAATAACCAACCATTTAGTAATTTGGAAATAATTCCAATGTTTCCTCTCAATATATTTCCTTTGTGTTACATGTCACTCGTTTTATTCAAATAAAGTGATTTGTGTCTACACAGTAGCCTAACAGTTTATTCTTGTTTTGAGCTCATCTCCGTTATGCATGGGTAATTTCTGGTGAAAAGCCAGGGGAGATTTAGCCCACATAAATGTAATAACGGATAGATTAGGATACTTCTTGGAACTGTTTCGAAATGAGGcattaaaagtttttttttttttggatgCTTaggctatgttgttgtcttttacACAGCTTGGATTACATGGACTGTTGTACAGAATCTGGCACGATTTCAAATATATTTAACGTTTTATTGCTTCATCAATCTGCTCCTCGGAGGGTAAGGCCaaaaacacctgtctatattttTGTTATGGAGGGCAAGCCATTTTTATACACGACAGGATTGTCTTTGACATACATACCTGtaacatatatatttatacattttttcAAACAAGTGCAACCAGTCATTCCATGTGAGATGGACCCAGTATTCACCCCAGAGGGTGTCATTTTCTGTGAAAAGAAGACACGTTTTAAGTGGTGTAGACCtacatatatataaaaaaatgacaTGCTAAAAATCCCAACATGTCATTTTAAATATAAAATAGTGTTACTACATACATATTAAACTGTCATATAGGCCCTATTCAGCACGGAATCAGGCACTAGCCTACTCAACAACATATATTAAATTATCATTGAAGGTGTGTATCGACTCTATCAGTCACATTATATCACACAGCCTAGGACCAAATGTTATCAAGCATATAATGTTCAacagtattttatatatattttatctcCTCAAAAATGATGTTTTAAGGGGATGCATTACACTCAAATATTGATTTATAATACTCCGGGGGAAAAACATTTACTTTGACAAATACTAATTTGAGACATTTTCACAAGAGACCTTATGCCCATCTAAAATGGAATTGGATCATACGAAACATATTTGTGCCACAAGGAAATCCACAACATGATCTCTCTCTTCCTGGTAATTGCCGCAAACTGCACTTTGGCAAGAATGTTGTACAACCAACATGTGCAATGCCAATGTTCTAAATCCCTTTATATTCATACATGAATGATATTCCGTCTCATAAAATGGGCTAATTTAAATGTTGACAACATCTTAATAATGCAATCAAAATaaacagatttttagaatatTATTTTGTTCTGAAAACTTGCTCACTTGGCCACCTGTAGTTTTTTGTTTTACAATTGAGTTATTATACTTAGTTAAATTATGATTTGAATGAATGCATTGATAGTGTGTGCATGTCATTTTTATCTAATTATTAATATTGTTTTACCTGCTTTTGAGCCAAACTATCACAAATTTAACCCTTGTCATTACACACAGGAGGGTTTATTAATAGCAGTGCATAACAAATCAAAAGTGTTCATCAAGAATTACTTGAAATTACCTTTTTACCTAGTTAAACAAAATCTATCAATTTATGTTAGGCTTACACTACATACTTTATTCAAATTCAAAGCATTACAAATTACATTACACTCAAAAAACTTGACTTACACCGTACAAGTCCAGACCACATTGCCCAAACTAAACAAATCAATTACGCACCTTTCAATTCAAGAGAGTAAAACATGTTAACAAGTTATCCCAAATTACAAATGACAATCCCTCAATTGTAATGAAATTTACTTTTATCttctaaaacaaagacataaaatATTGATGGCAATAATTTTATCAACCAGCGTGCTTCACCGATGAGTTATGGGTAGGGGATATAACATCCGGCATCCAGCTTATACATTGAATCCCGGTATTAAGGCAATGGCAGACGGGCTGATCCACAAGTCTGATCTTACCAAATAGACACACTATTCTCTCACTCGCTGCATTGGACTTCATAGCAGCTTGATGATCTGACAGTAGTCACACTGTGGAGGTGCGACATGCTGTGAAGCCTGACGAAGTTTCTCACGTGCATCAAGGGACAGCAGAGCCTTAAGGCAGAGATGAAAGAGGTTGGAATATGGTCTTAGTAGAGACAGAGTTAgtctgtttgtgtatgtgttagagagagcgagaatgtgtgtgtgtgtgtgtgagagtatgtttgtgtgagagagtatgtgtaTCTGTGTAAGCATGAGAGTGATAagagagtgaatgtgtgtgtgtgagcagacaTGCAGTGTTGCATCCAGAGTTAAATGACTAAAGGCAATGGTGAGTAAAGAAAGTTTTGGTGTTTGATCATGACATATGGCAACATTTAAGAAACTCAATAAATTATATAATAGAAAGACTAAATAAAAACTTTTTTGTAAGCAATGGGTTCAGAGGGGATAACATTCTACAACAGCCTGGCCTCAACACACTGAAAAAGGTTTTAGAAATGTAGAAAGTCTAATAACTACATAAACACTTCAAAGAGTAGTATTATTTGCATTCTAAATTAGATAACAAgccacagttattattattattttaaaatttTAAAATGTGTGTTAGATAGACATTCACCATCTCATGGAGGATATGAACCCATTTTtcttacaaaaaaaaatgaaatttgaTCCACTGTGACTAAACTATTCTATGGTGCTTATATTTATTTCAATGTCTACCCCTTGGTAATATCACCCTCTATTACCTGTCGTAGTGCATCCTGTTGGCTGTATAAGCTCAGGGTAGCGACAGCCGCTTGTTGGACTGTATGCTGGGAGTCGGTACAGGCGGCCTGTAGGAGGAGAAGGGGCACGTCTCCCTCCAGCAGTGAGGCCACACCCCCTTCCACAGCAGCCATGTTGCCCAGGGCAGCGCAGCAGTGGCGGCGCGTCAGGGCATCAGGGTCCGCTATGAGGGAGAGTAGCTCAGTTGTTGCCCAATTGGCTTCCGCGACCCATCCACGTCCATCCTCCTGGTctgctacttgctgtttgagTGTTGTGGATGAGTCTCCTCCGTCTCCTATCAGGGACTGGGAGGACACAGTCTTGTCTGGCTTGCCCTTCTTCCTGTCCCGGGCAGTAATAGGGGCACTACTGTTCTCTCTCCCATTGGCTCGCCGTGTTCTAAACTCTGCCTTTCCAATAAGCCCCAGCCAATTGCCCACGGCCTTGCAGGCCATCCTCCGTACAGACGTGGAGGGGTCGTGGAGACAGCCAATTATGTCTCTGAGGATGGCGGGTTGCAGCCGGGTCCATTGTGGGTcactggtggagggaggagtaTGAGGTGTAAATGGGTCCAGGTTACCTAGCAGGCTACAGGCAGCAGCTCTGACCCTGTCGTCTGGGTGAGCCAGGGCCTGGTGCAGGGGAGCAGGATCCAGGTAGAGATGAGGGGTGGAGGGTCGGGACCTGGGGGAGCAGCGGGCAACCTGGGATAGTAGGGTGAAGAGCTCTACGGCCGAACCCCACAGGGCTTCACTTTCAGGCTTTAGCAGGTCAGAGAGAAGGGAGCTGGCAGTCCTAGATACAGACACTGGGTGCCCAGCCTGGTCCCTGACCCTGGAGGCTGG
Encoded here:
- the atf5a gene encoding uncharacterized protein atf5a; the encoded protein is MMAMSAAPLWKTLRVCPADPLALSHPQANLSQSQECRGEVPEESQHLIGDGLTDWMTEEVDFSSYLPNPHPSPSPNSSLPPSPLQHDIQVPSDLEVMTSLLQEELAQLEDYFLSEPLPEKGPKLGKCDKGPAAVGPHQSYYQLPFHASSYSTSNQSEHSPLLVTLATGELDLLSFCGGGPIGRSKLPRHTPYSCSNRPNGCSRKRVSDAVRVGEVYENSIWSSKGSNPSVTLSGSYSCVEDERVVGKGYCLGSGVEIRRCPFLPKEEKNCQFAEEVIAVGSGYGGFGGPLDIPHKKEELLMYGMREVNVSSGGGGCASSSEIELLSSNVKVGVVGELSSKMSTIPWKTETSEGCYLQAASQSEASYHHGFQGTVSEQVKAEGLEMGRQHHDFHCGGFLEDQQGSECLAMDREALDRQVMLGLKEDSCPLAKPELDETMPGEVHHPPERKQKKRDQNKTAAHRYRQRKRAELDCLEEQLHGLEGHNRELRDKAESVEREIQYVKDLLIEVYKARSQRLKQPDTDA